The proteins below come from a single Halobacillus salinarum genomic window:
- a CDS encoding sugar ABC transporter substrate-binding protein, translating into MGKKRIGLIAGVMLAVMLVLGACSSDSSGEGSDDNTIKVWTMSKALKGFVKDYEKESGVKVDVQVIPWENAHDKLLTAVASGKGPDVLQIGTTWVAEFAEAGTFLDLSDHIKDYDNLSPDNFYDSAIETTQYKDQTIGIPWYVDTRLLYYRKDILGEVGYPNGPETWDDMIDASEKLAARGDGQYALDMPATDPQFPFMLAWQQGWDYDIDKGAENFKEPSFKEAVKLHHLYYKEGYSQTGEGKEFFQSFSDGSKPMFFSGPWDIKTLKDRAPEIDGKWDVHVMPKAENNKSMIGGAHLAVFNNSDKVDKSLDFINWMADPETQVEWFKTNSELPANKASWDDPALADDPKVSTFGEQLESTQALPLIPEYERLGQELLKTLEQINRGGADVDKAIKDYQSKAEKILN; encoded by the coding sequence GTGGGGAAAAAACGAATCGGTTTAATTGCAGGAGTAATGCTCGCTGTCATGCTTGTGCTTGGAGCTTGTTCCTCTGATTCATCAGGAGAAGGTTCAGATGATAACACGATCAAAGTTTGGACGATGTCAAAAGCTTTAAAAGGATTTGTAAAAGACTACGAAAAAGAATCCGGAGTAAAAGTGGATGTGCAAGTGATTCCATGGGAAAATGCTCATGATAAATTGCTGACTGCTGTCGCTTCCGGGAAAGGACCGGACGTGTTGCAAATCGGGACGACCTGGGTAGCTGAATTTGCAGAAGCTGGAACTTTTCTTGATTTATCCGACCACATTAAAGACTACGATAACTTAAGCCCTGATAACTTTTATGATAGTGCGATTGAAACTACTCAATACAAAGACCAGACAATCGGGATACCGTGGTACGTAGATACCCGCTTGCTTTACTACCGTAAAGATATTCTTGGAGAAGTCGGTTATCCAAACGGTCCGGAAACGTGGGATGATATGATTGACGCATCTGAAAAACTGGCCGCTCGTGGAGATGGCCAATATGCTCTTGACATGCCGGCAACCGACCCGCAGTTTCCATTTATGCTTGCCTGGCAGCAAGGCTGGGATTATGACATTGACAAAGGAGCCGAAAACTTTAAAGAGCCATCCTTCAAGGAGGCTGTGAAGCTCCACCACCTCTATTATAAAGAAGGCTATTCCCAAACAGGAGAAGGAAAAGAATTCTTCCAGTCCTTCAGTGACGGTTCAAAACCAATGTTCTTCAGTGGTCCATGGGATATCAAAACGCTGAAAGACCGTGCCCCTGAAATTGATGGAAAATGGGATGTTCATGTGATGCCGAAAGCGGAAAACAATAAATCTATGATTGGCGGCGCACACCTCGCTGTATTCAATAATTCTGATAAAGTTGACAAATCTTTGGATTTCATTAACTGGATGGCTGACCCGGAAACACAAGTGGAGTGGTTTAAAACGAACAGTGAACTGCCTGCTAATAAAGCCTCCTGGGATGACCCGGCACTGGCTGATGATCCGAAGGTAAGTACGTTCGGAGAGCAGCTGGAGTCCACACAGGCCTTACCTTTGATTCCTGAATATGAGCGTCTTGGCCAGGAGTTACTCAAAACCCTTGAACAAATTAACCGGGGCGGAGCCGATGTAGATAAGGCAATAAAGGATTACCAATCAAAAGCAGAGAAAATTCTTAATTAA
- a CDS encoding carbohydrate ABC transporter permease: protein MHKLSSRMTPLLFIGPAVLLLLVFSILPIFIALGISFTDMNLMGLANWSQVNFTGFENYLALIKDKSFLQAIGNTFFYVIIGVPLAVISSFLIALFLNFVSNWLSTTFRIIYYMPSITNIVAIAVVWGFLYNKEYGLLNYLLSLLHMDAVPWLDDPFIAKISLIILAVWKSNGVSMLIFLAALQSIPNTQYEAADIDGANRWQKLRYITIPSMSFATFFVTVTTLIGWLQFFEEPLVMTDGGPLNGTNSMALFIYQEGFQSNQFGYGAAASFILFAFVITATLIQFKLRKSD, encoded by the coding sequence ATGCATAAATTAAGTTCCAGGATGACCCCCTTATTATTTATCGGACCTGCAGTTCTGCTTCTTTTAGTGTTTTCAATACTGCCCATCTTTATTGCACTAGGGATAAGCTTTACAGATATGAACCTTATGGGCCTGGCTAACTGGTCCCAGGTTAATTTTACGGGCTTTGAAAATTACCTGGCCCTTATTAAAGACAAATCGTTTCTCCAGGCTATTGGAAACACATTTTTTTATGTCATTATTGGTGTTCCATTGGCTGTAATCAGTTCTTTTTTAATCGCTTTATTTTTGAATTTTGTAAGCAACTGGTTATCAACTACGTTCCGAATTATTTATTATATGCCTTCCATTACGAACATCGTTGCGATTGCCGTCGTATGGGGGTTCTTATACAACAAGGAATACGGATTGCTTAACTATTTGCTTTCGTTGCTTCATATGGACGCAGTTCCTTGGCTGGACGATCCGTTTATTGCCAAGATTTCACTGATCATTTTAGCCGTTTGGAAAAGTAACGGTGTCAGTATGCTGATTTTCTTAGCTGCTTTGCAGTCGATACCAAATACGCAATATGAAGCAGCAGATATCGATGGAGCGAATCGCTGGCAGAAACTGCGCTATATTACGATTCCATCGATGAGCTTTGCCACTTTTTTCGTAACCGTCACAACTTTGATCGGCTGGCTGCAATTCTTCGAAGAGCCTTTAGTCATGACAGATGGCGGACCGCTGAACGGGACGAATTCAATGGCTTTATTCATTTACCAGGAAGGTTTCCAATCCAACCAATTTGGATACGGGGCAGCGGCTTCCTTTATATTATTTGCTTTTGTCATTACCGCTACTTTGATTCAATTTAAGCTTAGAAAATCAGATTAA
- the bglX gene encoding beta-glucosidase BglX has protein sequence MRDDFLKQLLERMTLDEKIGQLLQLATPFFKGSSSEGQITGPLEGMGITEETAQHAGSVLGASGAGEIMNIQKRHLEDNRLGIPLLMMSDVVHGYKTIFPVPLAIGCSWDLDLARQSAEIAAREAAVSGIHVTFAPMVDLVRDPRWGRVMETTGEDTYLNGEFAKVQVEGFQGENLSSSLEHVAACVKHFAAYGAVEGGRDYNTVDMSERQLREVYLPAYKAALDAGCEMVMTAFTTVNGIPATGNKELMNDLLRKEWGFEGVVISDWGAVKELIPHGVAADESAAALKAITSSVDIEMMTACYNDHLKELVENGSVQESLIDQSVMRILELKEKLGLFDNPYRGADEEKERELVFSKAHREVARRLAGKSSVLLKNDGILPLNKKQKIALIGPFANNNDVLGPWSWLGSKEDAVTMRQGFLSKVSSDQLIIAEGSGIEAMEEKELQEALEAAEEADILVLALGEKSEMSGEAGSRTNIKLPDAQLKLLEKLARTGKPVVSVLFNGRPLDLTEVKKASDAILEAWYPGSEAGQAVADLLFGDVNPSGKLSMSFPANAGQIPVYYNNYNTGRPKDAPDAQERFVSQYLDSENEPLYPFGFGLSYTSFSYDDIQISSSAMTGNETIQLSVKVTNTGKRFGEEIVQLYVQDLVGEVIRPLKELKGFKRIALDPGVSETVTFELTEEQLRYHHSNLEYASDQGDFIAYIGSNSRDVTGVKFQLI, from the coding sequence ATGAGAGATGACTTCCTTAAGCAATTATTAGAACGAATGACGCTGGATGAAAAAATAGGACAGCTGCTGCAATTGGCGACACCGTTTTTTAAAGGATCGTCTTCAGAAGGGCAGATTACCGGCCCGCTGGAAGGAATGGGAATCACGGAAGAAACAGCCCAACATGCGGGATCGGTTCTAGGCGCTTCAGGGGCGGGGGAAATTATGAATATTCAAAAGCGTCACCTGGAAGATAATCGTCTGGGAATTCCTTTGTTGATGATGTCAGATGTAGTTCACGGGTATAAAACGATCTTTCCTGTTCCATTGGCCATTGGCTGTTCGTGGGATCTTGATTTGGCGCGGCAAAGTGCTGAGATAGCAGCGCGGGAAGCTGCGGTATCAGGTATCCATGTTACTTTTGCTCCTATGGTGGATTTAGTTCGTGACCCGCGGTGGGGAAGAGTGATGGAAACTACCGGGGAGGATACTTACTTAAATGGAGAGTTTGCTAAGGTACAGGTTGAAGGCTTTCAAGGGGAGAATCTTTCCTCGAGTTTGGAGCATGTAGCCGCTTGTGTGAAACATTTTGCAGCATACGGAGCTGTAGAAGGCGGAAGGGATTATAACACGGTTGACATGTCAGAACGCCAATTAAGGGAGGTTTATCTGCCTGCTTACAAAGCAGCCCTTGATGCCGGCTGTGAGATGGTCATGACGGCTTTCACGACAGTTAATGGAATACCTGCTACCGGAAATAAAGAGTTGATGAATGACTTATTAAGGAAAGAATGGGGCTTCGAAGGTGTTGTGATTTCGGATTGGGGTGCGGTTAAAGAGCTTATCCCTCACGGAGTTGCGGCAGATGAATCTGCGGCTGCGTTGAAGGCGATTACGAGCAGTGTGGATATCGAGATGATGACCGCTTGCTACAATGATCACTTGAAAGAATTGGTGGAAAATGGTTCTGTGCAGGAATCGCTCATTGATCAATCCGTGATGAGAATTCTCGAGCTCAAGGAAAAATTAGGATTGTTTGATAACCCCTATCGCGGTGCGGATGAAGAAAAGGAAAGAGAACTTGTATTTTCGAAGGCTCACAGAGAAGTTGCGCGCCGCTTGGCTGGGAAGTCCAGTGTACTCTTGAAAAACGACGGAATCCTGCCTCTAAATAAAAAACAAAAGATTGCCTTGATTGGACCTTTTGCTAATAATAATGATGTTCTTGGGCCGTGGTCCTGGCTAGGTTCAAAAGAGGATGCAGTGACTATGAGACAGGGATTTCTCTCTAAGGTTTCTTCTGATCAGCTCATCATTGCTGAAGGCAGCGGAATTGAAGCAATGGAAGAAAAGGAACTGCAGGAAGCTCTTGAGGCTGCTGAAGAGGCAGATATCCTTGTACTTGCGCTCGGAGAAAAATCAGAAATGAGCGGGGAAGCAGGCTCCCGCACGAATATTAAGCTGCCAGATGCCCAGTTGAAGTTGCTGGAAAAGCTCGCGCGAACCGGGAAACCTGTGGTGAGTGTGTTATTTAATGGACGTCCGCTGGATTTGACTGAAGTGAAGAAGGCTTCTGATGCGATTCTTGAAGCCTGGTATCCTGGTTCTGAAGCCGGTCAAGCAGTTGCTGATTTACTGTTCGGAGATGTCAACCCTTCTGGAAAGCTGAGTATGTCTTTTCCTGCCAACGCTGGACAAATTCCTGTTTATTATAATAACTACAATACCGGTCGTCCAAAAGATGCCCCGGATGCTCAAGAGCGGTTTGTGTCTCAATATTTGGATAGTGAGAATGAACCGCTGTATCCTTTTGGTTTCGGATTAAGTTATACATCCTTCTCTTATGACGATATTCAGATTTCCTCATCTGCAATGACCGGGAATGAAACCATTCAGCTTTCAGTTAAAGTAACGAATACGGGTAAGCGGTTTGGAGAAGAAATTGTGCAGCTTTATGTTCAGGATTTGGTCGGAGAAGTCATTCGTCCGTTAAAGGAACTGAAGGGATTCAAGCGGATTGCCCTCGACCCTGGAGTATCGGAAACGGTGACTTTTGAGTTGACTGAAGAACAGCTCCGTTACCACCATTCCAATCTAGAATACGCGAGCGATCAAGGTGATTTTATTGCTTATATAGGCTCGAACAGCCGTGATGTCACGGGCGTTAAGTTTCAATTAATCTAG